The stretch of DNA GGTCATTGCTTGACGAAACGCTGATCGTCTGGGGTGGTGAGTTTGGTCGGCAACCAACAGCTGAATATGCAAAAGGCAGTGGGCGTGACCACAACAGTTATGGCTTTACCACGTGGATGGCCGGTGGGGGTGTCAGAGGAGGAACCAGTATCGGAACGACCGATGAGCTGGGGAGTACTGCTGTGGATGACGTTTTTCATGTCAAACACATGCATGCGACAGTGCTGCATCAGATGGGGATCAATCCTGACAATTTGACGTATTTTTTCGGAGGTCTTGAGAACCGGCTGGTTGGAGTCGAAGGGGCGAAGCCGATCAGCCAGATTATCACCTAACCGATCTGAACGAAGGTCTCTGATGTCCGCGGGTCGATCGTCTGCCGGCGGCCGGTTCTGTACTCGTCGAATGACTGCGGCTGCAGCCAGCACAAAGCTCCGCTGCCTTGACACCCGGACTGGTTGGGCTAAGGTTGAAACTACACGTGTCGTGCTGTTTTTGGTTCCTGGCGAATCTTCCAGTCAAAGTCGAATTGGCAGCCTGCGGGTTCACTTTTTTTCCTGTCCTCCATGGATGAGGCTTTATATGCCCAGTTCTGACCAGCGATTAGACATCGAAGAGATTGGAAGCGTTACGGTTGCGCGATTTCTCGACAAAAAGATCCTCGACGAAGGCAATATCGAACTCGTTGGCCTCGAACTCTTTGCCCTCGTTGATTCCGATCAGCGGACAGACATCATTCTGGACTTCGATCTGGTTGAATATCTGTCCAGCGCAGCTCTGGGTAAGCTGATTACGATGCACAAAAAGGTGTGTACTGCGGGTGGCAAGCTGGTGTTGTGTAACATTCACAAAGACATTCTTGAAGTTTTCCAGCTGACGCGGCTTGACCAGGTATTGACACTGTGTACGAACCTCGATGACGCTCTGGCCAGGATGTGATTCTCTGCGGCAGGTACGGAGTGTTGTTACGGCGTTGAGAAATGCACTTCTCTCGGTCGCCGGTGTGTGTTGAGACTGTTCCCATTTGTTGGTGGACGTATCGCAGGCGGGATGTTTGTTTCGGAATTCGATAAACCGATTTTGTGACAAAAGCCCGTTCCCTGCCGGGAAAGATCTCGATTCTGTGTTTCTGACAGTCGGGTGATGACTCTGCAAGACACACCGTCGAGTGATCTGCTGTTCCGGTATCAGAGATCATTCCGAGTTCAGAATCAAATCTACGATCCGTTTGATTTCGTCTGACGGGTCGACTTCCTTCACGGTTTCCGCCACGTTCGCAGTATCCGCACGTTCCCTGGCTTCGGCGAGGCATTCACGCAGTTCTTCGTCGGTGACGTCGTCGCGAAAAACCCAGTTTCCGTCCGGGTCCTTTGTGCCGATGTGACCCAAAACAGCGTCAACATCCTCTTCCGTCAGGGTCCCGTCGGAGTAACCTCGTACACAGCGCCGAAGTGTCGTTCGGCCGTCGTTTTTTTCTTTGTCGCTGAGGTCGGAACGATCGAAGTATTTTTTTTCGATCGTGAAAGCAATCACCGCCCCGGACAGTGGGGACTGCACCAGTTCATCGACCAGCATTTCAACCTGAGTACCGGTCAGGGCGCCTTCTTCAAACGCTGTCACGACTCGGTCTACCTGCTCCTGAATCTGCTCTTTCTCTTCTGCAGGCAGGTCCGTTTCGTTCAACGTTTCTTCAAGTCCTGCTCTGACGAAAGCAGCCGTCCAGTTACGCCAGTTGGCTGAAACTATCCACCCGGCGATCAGGCCCAGTATCAGTAGCACCGCTGTGGCAATCAGGCATCCTTTCAGGCAGCCTCTGCTTTCGCTGTTCGGCAAATCCGGCTCTACCTGCCAGTTGCCAAAATTTTCTTCACCTTTCGGTCTTGGTTCAAAACCCTGCGACATTTCGCTTCCAGCTCAAATGAAGTTCAGACTATCAACGAGTACTAACAGTACGAATACCGTATAGAAAGCAGCAATCGTATCATCGACCATGATTCCCAGACCGCCGCCCAGGCGTTCTGCTGCACGAATCGGTGGCGGTTTGGAAATGTCAAAAACACGAAACAAGACAAATCCGGCGATCAGCGTTTGCCAGTTAATCGGAACAAACGCGTACACCAGCGGGAACACCGCGATTTCATCCCAGACTACACTGCCGGGATCCCTGCTGCCTCGCAGGCGAGCCGCCCGACCACAAAGAGGAATTCCCGCGAGGAACATGACTAATCCGATTCCCAGTCGTCCCCACACCGGGACCCCCTGTCCCAGCAGCCAGCCCAGCGGAAGTCCCCACAGACTTCCAAACGTTCCAGGCATGACAGGAATTCGGCCCAGACCGCATCCTTCCGCGATCAGCAGTATGCTGCGATCGGTCAGATTCAACTGTTGCTTTGATGAAGGCTGTTCAGACACAGATCATTGTTCACTGTTCGGCAGAAATGTTTTCCCGAAGGTAGTCAATTGCTGCGTTCAGCTGACTGTCGGTAAATGCATCCGAATTGTCGTCCTGAGTCGATTCATCCTGGCGCAGAAACTCGCGGCGGTGAAGTGATTCACTCCAGTCACGAAACTGGGCAATATCGAATTTGTATTCAAAGCCCTCATTCGGCTTAACACCCCAGTCGTCTTCCGGTTTGGCATCCCGCATTCGATGAATGTTGACTCCGCTGGGACGATGGTAGGACGCCATGGTCAGTTTTAGCTGACTGTTACCGTCTTCCAGGCCAATCACATTCTGCACACTGCCTTTCCCCCAAGTGCGTTCACCGATAATGACGGCTCGTTCGTTATCCTGCAGCGCAGCACTCACGACTTCGCTGGCCGAAGCGCTATATCGGTTCACCAGAACTGCCATCGGAAAATCCGGAAAGGTGTTGGCCGCTTTGGCGTCCCAAGAGCGATCAGCAACGTTGCGTCCCCGGACACTGACAATCCTGCCGCCGGCCAAAAACATGTCACAGATTTCGATTGCGACGTCCAGCAGGCCTCCGGGATTGGACCGCAAATCGAGAACCAGTCCTTTCATTCCCTGGTCGATCAGCTGGCTGACCACGTCGTGAACTTCGTTTGCGGTGTGACGACCGAAGTGAGTTAGATGCACAAATCCAACTTTATCCTGGTCTGAATACATAAAATTCCACTGTTTATCTTCTTTCAGGTGAAAACCGTAAACAGTCGGAATCTGAATCGCCTCACGTACGATTGTGATCTCGACGGGCTCCTCTCCTTCACCCACATGCAGAACGCTTAGTCGCACAGGGCGGCCTGCTGGTCCCCGAATCTTTGCAATCGCTTCACGACGTGTCACTCCGTCCAGTGACGTTCCGTCGACTTCCAGAATAATGTCGCCGGACCGCATTCCCGCCCTGGATGCCGGACCTCCGAGAAGCGGACTCATGACCACAATCCGGTGTCCACCCGGTTCGATGTGCACTCCGATGCCGCCGATTTCCTGTTCGATCGCCCGATTGAACTGATCTGTATTTGCAGGCGGAATGTAGGTGGAATACTGATCAAGGTGTTGAATCATGCCTTGAATTGCAGCTTCCATCAGCTCGCGACGATCGACATCGGTCACGTAGTTCGATTCAATCTGTTGAAACGATTCCACAAACAGTTTCATGAGCTCATACTGCTCACGGCGGTCGTCGTCCGCGTCATCTGCGCGGATCGAAACAACGGACGACACTAATATCAGACAGCTAAGGCCTGCTAACAGACTTCGATGCATCATTCTTTTCCAAACAGCGGGATGACAGGACGACCGTCTCTCTGCAGCCCCTGCAACCGGCCAGCCGCTGACTACAGGATCTCACGCAAAAGCAACCACCAGTGCAAACAACGCGCCGCACGATGAAACTCAGGATAGTCCATGATGCGGGGGCGGGTCGAGTGTCCTTTGGCAGAGAAGGCTTTCGTAATGACTGATCGGTCACCGCTTGCATGGCAGAATGGTCGGCAGATTTTGTATTCTGAGGCGGCCGTGCCGGTCTGGGACCTGGGTGTGGTTGCCGGAGCCACCATCTCTGAAATGGGGCGAACCTATCGCCACCAGCCGTTTGGTGTGCACCGCCATCTGGCACGACTGACAGCGTCCTGTCGTGAACTTGGGTTTCTTCTGCCATATTCTGAATCAGAACTGGCCGACGCAGCTTCTGCAATCGTTCAGGCAAATACTCGATGTCTGGACGAAAAAGAGGATTTGGGAATTGTTTGGTTTGTGACAGCGGGAGCAAACCCGACTTACGTGTCAGACGACATGCTCATGGAGCCAGTTGTGTGCGTACACACATTCAGGCTTCCGTTCCACCTCTGGCAGGACGCCGTTCTGACCGGTGCCAGGCTGACAATTCCTGCACAACTACAGTTGCCGGACTCGTCATTTCCCGTGCAGCACAAGACACGTAATCGGCTCCACTGGTGGCTTGCCGACCGGGCAGCAGCCGAAAGCCGACCGGGTTCACGTGCCCTGCTGATTGACGGGAACGGCCACCTGACTGAGACCAGTACAGCGTGTTTCTTTGCAGTTGTTGACGAAACGGTGTTGACACCCCGGACTGGGGTCCTTCGCAGTACGACTCGCGATGTCCTGCAGGGTCTCTGCGGTCGCATGGGTATTCGCTTTCGCATGACCGAACTTCCGGCTGACCAAATCGGCAACTTTCACGAAGCATTTCTGTCATCGACGCCGTGCGGACTGCTGCCGGTGGTTTCGATTGACGAACACTGTTTACCCGGCCCTGACGGTCCGATGATCCGTCGGCTGCAGTCTGAGTGGACCCGACTGACGAGCGTGGACACATTCCTGCAGATCCTGCATTCACAGTAGAGTTGCGGCAACTGCGTTCGACAGACGCTGCAGGGTAAATCGACTTTGCTCGAAGGGTGTCGATGTCAGAATGACGACGTAGGTTTGTGATCGTGGATCCAGCCAGAAAATCGTACCTGTGGCTCCCCAGTGGCCAACGGCCGATTGAGGCACGAGGTCACCGAAGCTGGCGGAATGTTCCGGCCAGGCATAACGCCAGCCGTATCCCCACGGTCGCTTTTGCCATGTCTGTTCCGGCAGGTCGAACAGGTGTCGTGTCTGTTCGGAAGCCAAAGCATTGATTGCAGCGGGTGTCAGGACGGACTGTCCGTTCTCGCCGGTACCGCCACGGAGCATCATACGACAGAATTTTCCCAGGTCGGAAGCCGTCGTTAACAGTCCGCCCCACGGAGCGCCAAGACGTCTCCAATAAGGACTGTTCCAGTCCCAGTTTGGTGCGTCCTGCTGCCAAGGAGGGAGAATACACGGAACAGCTGTTTGCAGAAGATCATCACGGTCCGCGGGAATTCCCAGCCAGCTGTCATTCATCTTAGATGGAAGAAATATTTGAGTCCGCAATACCTCCGGCAGCGGCAGGCCGGTCGCCCGACTGATGATTTCTCCGAGAAGCAAAAAACCCATACTGCTGTAGCGACAGTCTGACCCGGGAGTGAAGTCAGTTCCGTGCTGACCGACTTGATTCAAAAAAATCGGCAGACCGGCCTGTGATTTCCGCAGTCTCTCGTTTTCCGGCAACTGATCCGGCAGGCCGCATGTATGCGTTAACAGATGACGGATGGTGATTCGCCGGAAGGAAGTGGACGGCAGTTCGCCCAGACGGTCGGTGACACGTTCGGAAAGTGAGAAGCGTCCTTCGCCAACCAGCTTCAGCGCCATAGTGGCCACGATTGATTTGGTAATACTGGCTACCAGAAACAGCTGGCTGCCTGGAGGTCTGTTGTGGTGAGAAAAACCATGCGAAAACTGCAGAGGACTTCCGGAAACACCACCGGCTTGCACCTCAACATACGGCAGCTGTGCTTCGTCAATGATCGGCTGCAGCTTCGAGCTGAGGTCGGTTACTGCCAACGGGTTTCTCCAGGTTCATCGACCATCCGGTATTCCGGCGCATCTTTCAGTTCGTTTGTAATCGTCAGGACTTCCGGTACCGGTTCTTCAGTCAGTTGTTTCAGAACATCTGCGCTGTTGAGAGACGCCCAGGTCAGGAAGATCAGCAGGCCGAGTGTGAATCCATTCGGCAATGGTTCCCTGCCCATCATTTTTAACGCGCTTCCTGCGGATTTTTTCAGTTTGATCCGCACGCCGTTCCACTGCACGCTGTAAACCTCATCAAGGACCAGATGTGACAGGAAACCGATCCCCACACCTACGGCCATGAGCAGCCGCACTCGTAGTTCTTCGCTGTAGTAGCACAGGAACGTGAGTTCCGACGCGATCAAAAGTGCCGGAATACTGTGGAACATTCCGCGATGAACGGTCAGTTTTCCAAGGACATACGGTGCACCATAGCGCACTGCTCCGTACATCAGCAGTGATACCAGCATGGCCCGATCTCCGGCGATACCAAACGAGGTGGAGTGCTGAAACACCAGCATTGGTGCAACAGCTGCCGTTACTCCCGATAATTCCCGAACAGGGCGACCGGTTTCTGAATCAAGGTCGGGCAGCATTCCGGCGATCCAGGTAAGAATCGAGGCAATCGCAGCCTGGACAGCGGAATACTTGAACAGGAAGATCGCGGCGAGTGCGTATCCCAGGCCCATCATGCCGCTGACGCTGATATGTTCACGATAGCCGGCCAACTCTGGTGATCCTGACACAGAAGACGATGTGGTCTGTTCCAAAAACAGTGCGGTGTTCGACAGGTGATGCAAGAAAATGATCACATCGGGTTAGCGACCGCGCTGGAGGTGTCAGCTCTCTGTGACACTTTTCCGGACCCGGCAACCACTATGGATTTTCGAAGGGCGTTGAGTAATTCAACGTCCGACATCCGTAACTGGAGACCGGTGACTGAAAAGAGTTGACGGTGTCCGGGGATGGTTCCGGCCGGAACAGCCAAAACAGCTGGCACAGATACAAATAGTACCTGCTGACCAACTCATTGTGACCGAAGAAATCGGCTCTCACACAGTCTTATGCCGACCGCTGGGCGGGGCAGCATTGCCGGATCGGCAGATTCTGCCGCTCAGGCGGCAAACATCCGATAAACGTTTCATAGTGCAGGGACAGGCAGGCTGCGTTTCGTGATCCGCCTCGTCAAACTCGTGAGACCTGACACACACGCGCTGTCTTTCCGGCGTCTATTGCTGACTCAATGCCTGACCACGAAGCCCGGTGCTCAGCGATGTGCTGACCGGATGATTTAGCCCGTTTACCAGCAACAGCCCGTCAATTGTTGCATCGGCCACCGCTGCTTTGGAACGAGCATCAACGTACTCGATGCTGGCGTCATACAATGCCCGTCGTGCTGTCAGCACACGCAAAAAATTGTATTCGCCGCCGGCCTGTGCCTGCTTCATCAGGTTAAGAGTCTCTTTGGCCTTGGGAAGGATGACGTCCCGGTATTGTTCAACAGCAGATTTGGCGGACTGATAATCAAGCATTTGCACAGTAAGGTCGCGGCGAATCTGCATTTTCAGGCGGCGAATATTCTGTGTTGCTTCGCAATATTCGGCCCAGGCTGCATGAACATTTCCCTGATTCCTGTTGTGGACCGGAATTGGAATACTCAACTGGACATTGGCGTAAGCACTATCTGTTTCGGCGTCGTGTCCAGTTCCCAGTCGAGCCGTAATATTGGGTATTTTTTGAACCTGCTGGCGTCTGAGATTGGCCTGCGCACGGCTAACCCGATGACGAGCGGCAGTGAATTGCGGACTGTGTGCCAGCAGTTCTGCCAGCGTATTATCGAGATCCATCGTCCGGCTGCTTAATTCAAGGTTTCCCTGCAGCGTTTGGCGTGCAAGATTCGGCAAACCGACCACGACTGCGAGTTGTTGCCAGGCAGCTTCCCGCTGTAATTCTGTTTGTTTAATTGCAAGGTCAACCTGACTCAGCTGAATTTCGGATTGCAGAATATCAGGCCGACCGGCAAATTTGGCAGCGACTCGTTGCCGGGAAATTCGGACACCCTGCCGCGCAACTTGGCGAAATGCATGCATGAGATCCAGTCGCTGCTCTGCCACCAGAACTGTTATGTAATGCAGCCGGACATCTGTCAGAACACGCTGACGCTGAATGTTTTTGCTCCAGCGAAGCATTTGAACTTCGTGACCAACCACCTGTCGATTCCATGCCAGCTTCTCACCGCG from Fuerstiella sp. encodes:
- a CDS encoding TolC family protein, whose product is MDAAPNSPAKVILKLIRRICFRCGLIPVVCLLTGCVSGLIPATEPSVSVDRYHDRGRSPVTDTVSDVEVGLDVDQVPIHQILTTVTTLSNPVIEAPSAAAFDGGPDPAAVVPVSNSIVCDSAEITAAATSPVVDTYRADPVTEPSGSWTLSTLQDLALQNNPAIQQASAAAGRADGIHNQTGLRPNPTLGYSAEEIGNGGSAGLHGLFVSQMFVRGEKLAWNRQVVGHEVQMLRWSKNIQRQRVLTDVRLHYITVLVAEQRLDLMHAFRQVARQGVRISRQRVAAKFAGRPDILQSEIQLSQVDLAIKQTELQREAAWQQLAVVVGLPNLARQTLQGNLELSSRTMDLDNTLAELLAHSPQFTAARHRVSRAQANLRRQQVQKIPNITARLGTGHDAETDSAYANVQLSIPIPVHNRNQGNVHAAWAEYCEATQNIRRLKMQIRRDLTVQMLDYQSAKSAVEQYRDVILPKAKETLNLMKQAQAGGEYNFLRVLTARRALYDASIEYVDARSKAAVADATIDGLLLVNGLNHPVSTSLSTGLRGQALSQQ
- a CDS encoding metal-dependent hydrolase; amino-acid sequence: MSGSPELAGYREHISVSGMMGLGYALAAIFLFKYSAVQAAIASILTWIAGMLPDLDSETGRPVRELSGVTAAVAPMLVFQHSTSFGIAGDRAMLVSLLMYGAVRYGAPYVLGKLTVHRGMFHSIPALLIASELTFLCYYSEELRVRLLMAVGVGIGFLSHLVLDEVYSVQWNGVRIKLKKSAGSALKMMGREPLPNGFTLGLLIFLTWASLNSADVLKQLTEEPVPEVLTITNELKDAPEYRMVDEPGETRWQ
- a CDS encoding beta-lactamase family protein encodes the protein MAVTDLSSKLQPIIDEAQLPYVEVQAGGVSGSPLQFSHGFSHHNRPPGSQLFLVASITKSIVATMALKLVGEGRFSLSERVTDRLGELPSTSFRRITIRHLLTHTCGLPDQLPENERLRKSQAGLPIFLNQVGQHGTDFTPGSDCRYSSMGFLLLGEIISRATGLPLPEVLRTQIFLPSKMNDSWLGIPADRDDLLQTAVPCILPPWQQDAPNWDWNSPYWRRLGAPWGGLLTTASDLGKFCRMMLRGGTGENGQSVLTPAAINALASEQTRHLFDLPEQTWQKRPWGYGWRYAWPEHSASFGDLVPQSAVGHWGATGTIFWLDPRSQTYVVILTSTPFEQSRFTLQRLSNAVAATLL
- a CDS encoding phosphatidylglycerophosphatase A, giving the protein MSEQPSSKQQLNLTDRSILLIAEGCGLGRIPVMPGTFGSLWGLPLGWLLGQGVPVWGRLGIGLVMFLAGIPLCGRAARLRGSRDPGSVVWDEIAVFPLVYAFVPINWQTLIAGFVLFRVFDISKPPPIRAAERLGGGLGIMVDDTIAAFYTVFVLLVLVDSLNFI
- a CDS encoding S41 family peptidase, with protein sequence MHRSLLAGLSCLILVSSVVSIRADDADDDRREQYELMKLFVESFQQIESNYVTDVDRRELMEAAIQGMIQHLDQYSTYIPPANTDQFNRAIEQEIGGIGVHIEPGGHRIVVMSPLLGGPASRAGMRSGDIILEVDGTSLDGVTRREAIAKIRGPAGRPVRLSVLHVGEGEEPVEITIVREAIQIPTVYGFHLKEDKQWNFMYSDQDKVGFVHLTHFGRHTANEVHDVVSQLIDQGMKGLVLDLRSNPGGLLDVAIEICDMFLAGGRIVSVRGRNVADRSWDAKAANTFPDFPMAVLVNRYSASASEVVSAALQDNERAVIIGERTWGKGSVQNVIGLEDGNSQLKLTMASYHRPSGVNIHRMRDAKPEDDWGVKPNEGFEYKFDIAQFRDWSESLHRREFLRQDESTQDDNSDAFTDSQLNAAIDYLRENISAEQ
- a CDS encoding STAS domain-containing protein encodes the protein MSAGRSSAGGRFCTRRMTAAAASTKLRCLDTRTGWAKVETTRVVLFLVPGESSSQSRIGSLRVHFFSCPPWMRLYMPSSDQRLDIEEIGSVTVARFLDKKILDEGNIELVGLELFALVDSDQRTDIILDFDLVEYLSSAALGKLITMHKKVCTAGGKLVLCNIHKDILEVFQLTRLDQVLTLCTNLDDALARM
- a CDS encoding aminotransferase class IV — translated: MTDRSPLAWQNGRQILYSEAAVPVWDLGVVAGATISEMGRTYRHQPFGVHRHLARLTASCRELGFLLPYSESELADAASAIVQANTRCLDEKEDLGIVWFVTAGANPTYVSDDMLMEPVVCVHTFRLPFHLWQDAVLTGARLTIPAQLQLPDSSFPVQHKTRNRLHWWLADRAAAESRPGSRALLIDGNGHLTETSTACFFAVVDETVLTPRTGVLRSTTRDVLQGLCGRMGIRFRMTELPADQIGNFHEAFLSSTPCGLLPVVSIDEHCLPGPDGPMIRRLQSEWTRLTSVDTFLQILHSQ